One Aliidongia dinghuensis genomic region harbors:
- a CDS encoding glutathione S-transferase N-terminal domain-containing protein — MKLYASPFACSFTVRLALAEAGLNVETRWVDLATKRAQDGTDLTTLNPKGQVPTLVLDDRAVLTEVGAILQYVGDQASGRQLVPPATSFERYRLQEWLSFVAGELHKILSVLLIIAPTVDPAGAESARRLARHLLPQRFGHVARALSTGSFLMGEYFTVADAYLFNMLIWARYVEFDLSPWPELGAYFDRVAARPAIAAVFAEEREARVAAQRR, encoded by the coding sequence ATGAAGCTCTACGCCAGTCCGTTCGCCTGTTCCTTCACCGTCCGCTTGGCGCTTGCCGAGGCCGGGCTCAACGTGGAGACCCGCTGGGTCGATCTCGCGACCAAGCGGGCCCAGGACGGCACCGACCTCACAACCCTCAATCCGAAGGGCCAGGTGCCGACGCTGGTACTCGACGACCGCGCCGTGCTGACCGAGGTCGGCGCCATTCTCCAATATGTCGGGGACCAGGCGTCCGGCCGGCAGCTGGTGCCGCCGGCCACGTCGTTCGAGCGCTATCGGCTGCAGGAATGGCTGAGCTTCGTCGCCGGCGAGCTGCACAAGATTCTAAGTGTGCTGCTGATCATTGCCCCGACGGTTGATCCGGCCGGGGCCGAAAGCGCACGCCGCCTGGCGCGGCATCTCCTGCCGCAGCGCTTCGGGCATGTCGCCCGGGCACTCAGCACCGGCTCGTTCCTCATGGGCGAGTATTTCACCGTAGCCGACGCCTATCTGTTCAACATGCTGATCTGGGCGCGCTACGTGGAATTCGACCTTTCGCCCTGGCCCGAGCTCGGCGCCTATTTCGACCGGGTCGCGGCCCGGCCGGCCATTGCGGCCGTGTTCGCGGAGGAACGCGAGGCGCGCGTCGCGGCGCAGCGTCGCTGA
- a CDS encoding bactofilin family protein, which yields MTTELPRRPAEPSPAAPSAASSFGATPAAAPAAAPAARLEPELRQLLVGREITLSGEITTCDRLLVEGSVEANLANCKEVEIAQTGLFKGTASVDNTEIRGRFEGSLTVKKRLLIKATGRVSGTIRYGQLEIECGGQVSGDVQATGMEEFEAKPTSGSASASAPASAASDSHKDMNATRIV from the coding sequence ATGACCACCGAATTGCCCCGCCGTCCCGCCGAGCCGTCCCCCGCCGCCCCGAGTGCCGCGTCGTCCTTCGGCGCCACGCCGGCTGCGGCTCCGGCTGCCGCCCCGGCCGCCAGGCTCGAACCGGAGCTGCGCCAGCTGCTCGTCGGTCGCGAGATCACGCTCTCGGGCGAGATCACGACCTGCGACCGCCTGCTGGTCGAGGGCAGCGTCGAGGCGAACCTGGCGAACTGCAAGGAAGTGGAGATCGCCCAGACCGGCCTGTTCAAGGGCACGGCCTCGGTCGACAACACCGAAATCCGCGGCCGGTTCGAAGGCTCGCTTACGGTGAAGAAGCGGCTGCTCATCAAGGCGACGGGCCGGGTCTCCGGCACGATCCGCTACGGCCAGCTCGAGATCGAATGCGGCGGCCAGGTCTCGGGCGACGTGCAGGCGACCGGCATGGAAGAGTTCGAGGCCAAGCCCACGAGCGGGTCGGCGTCCGCCAGCGCCCCGGCCTCGGCCGCCAGCGACTCGCACAAAGACATGAACGCGACCCGGATCGTCTGA
- a CDS encoding EamA family transporter, producing MPTDQALPNPPPLVERVPPHAYFVVSAVFHYLGPSFAVLLFARIEPLGVAWLRIASAAVIFALWRRPWRTFGRLAPAERLAALGLGIVLAVMNSVFYLAIQALPLGTVGAIEFLGPIGLAALGLRSPRNLAALLLAAAGVFVLTDVRIAGAPLGYVFAFANCALFVLYIVLGHRLSGAGGIDRLGLAMMIAMVAALPFGLGDAAPAFREPWLLAAGIGVGVSSSVIPYVTDQLAMARLPRASFALMLSILPATAAAIGFLVLKQVPSPAELAGIGLVVVGVALHRTVEAQ from the coding sequence ATGCCGACCGACCAAGCCCTGCCAAACCCACCGCCGCTCGTCGAGCGGGTGCCGCCGCACGCCTATTTCGTCGTGAGCGCGGTGTTCCACTATCTCGGCCCCTCGTTCGCGGTCCTGCTGTTCGCCCGGATCGAGCCGCTCGGCGTCGCCTGGCTGCGCATCGCGAGCGCCGCCGTGATCTTCGCGCTCTGGCGGCGGCCCTGGCGCACCTTCGGCCGGCTGGCCCCGGCTGAGCGCCTGGCAGCCCTCGGGCTCGGCATCGTGCTCGCCGTCATGAATTCCGTGTTCTATCTGGCGATCCAGGCTTTGCCGCTCGGCACGGTCGGCGCGATCGAGTTCCTGGGCCCGATCGGGCTTGCGGCTTTGGGCCTTCGTTCGCCGCGCAATCTTGCGGCTCTGCTGCTGGCAGCGGCAGGCGTCTTCGTTCTGACCGACGTGCGCATTGCGGGCGCGCCCTTGGGCTATGTCTTCGCCTTCGCCAATTGCGCGCTGTTCGTGCTCTACATCGTGCTCGGCCACCGGCTGTCGGGCGCCGGCGGTATCGACCGCCTGGGCCTTGCCATGATGATTGCCATGGTCGCGGCCCTGCCGTTCGGCCTTGGCGACGCGGCGCCGGCGTTCCGCGAGCCCTGGCTGCTCGCGGCCGGCATCGGCGTCGGCGTGTCCTCCTCGGTCATCCCCTACGTCACAGACCAACTCGCCATGGCGCGCCTGCCGCGCGCGAGCTTCGCGCTCATGCTGTCGATCCTGCCAGCCACGGCGGCGGCGATCGGCTTTCTCGTGCTGAAGCAGGTTCCAAGCCCGGCAGAGCTCGCAGGCATCGGCCTGGTCGTCGTCGGCGTGGCCCTGCATCGGACCGTCGAGGCGCAATAA
- a CDS encoding nucleotidyltransferase family protein, producing the protein MTEEDRAALLRQWALENRANAEILRRLPALGLPEAYLVAGCLYQAVWNRLAGRAAEADIKDYDVFYFDGADLSWEAEDRVIRQARDLFADLGVEVEVKNQARVHLWYGQRFGAGYPALTSVEDGIGRYLVACTCVGIRAADGALHAPYGLAELWDGILRMNAANPRPALFQAKAESYRARWPWLTIVSPST; encoded by the coding sequence ATGACCGAGGAGGACCGGGCGGCTTTGCTCCGGCAATGGGCGCTGGAAAATCGAGCCAACGCCGAGATCCTGCGCCGGCTGCCGGCGCTGGGATTGCCCGAGGCGTATCTGGTCGCAGGCTGCCTCTATCAGGCGGTGTGGAACCGGCTTGCCGGGCGGGCGGCCGAGGCCGACATCAAGGACTACGACGTGTTCTATTTCGACGGAGCGGACTTGAGCTGGGAGGCCGAGGACCGGGTGATCCGCCAGGCGCGCGACCTGTTCGCCGACTTGGGCGTCGAGGTCGAAGTGAAGAACCAGGCGCGCGTCCATCTCTGGTACGGCCAGCGCTTCGGTGCGGGCTATCCGGCGCTGACATCCGTCGAGGACGGCATAGGGCGCTATCTCGTCGCCTGCACCTGCGTCGGCATCCGGGCCGCCGACGGCGCGCTTCACGCGCCCTACGGCCTCGCCGAGCTGTGGGACGGCATCCTGCGCATGAACGCAGCCAATCCCCGGCCGGCGCTGTTCCAGGCCAAGGCCGAGAGCTACCGGGCGCGCTGGCCGTGGCTCACCATCGTGTCGCCCAGCACATAA
- the nth gene encoding endonuclease III, with translation MTKSDIEGFFQRLAERLPAPETELEYSNPFTLLVAVVLSAQATDVGVNKATKTLFQIADTPARMAALGEETIREHIKTIGLFNTKAKNVLKLSEILVAQHGGEVPRDREALEALPGVGRKTANVVLNVAFGKPTIAVDTHIFRVGNRTGLAPGKTPRAVEDALMKRVPARWRLHAHHWLILHGRYTCKARKPECPTCPVADQCRYPAKTELAA, from the coding sequence ATGACCAAATCCGACATCGAGGGGTTCTTTCAACGGCTTGCCGAGCGGCTGCCGGCGCCGGAGACCGAGCTCGAATATTCCAACCCTTTCACGCTCCTGGTCGCGGTCGTGCTGTCGGCCCAGGCGACCGACGTCGGCGTCAACAAGGCGACGAAGACCTTGTTCCAGATCGCCGACACGCCGGCCAGGATGGCGGCGCTGGGCGAAGAGACCATCCGCGAGCACATCAAGACGATCGGCCTGTTCAACACCAAGGCCAAGAACGTGCTGAAACTGTCGGAGATCCTGGTCGCCCAGCATGGCGGCGAGGTGCCGCGCGACCGCGAGGCGCTGGAGGCGCTGCCGGGCGTCGGCCGCAAGACCGCGAACGTGGTGCTGAACGTGGCGTTCGGCAAGCCGACCATTGCGGTCGACACCCATATCTTCCGGGTCGGCAACCGCACGGGCCTCGCCCCCGGCAAGACGCCGCGCGCGGTCGAGGATGCGCTCATGAAGCGCGTGCCGGCCCGCTGGCGGCTTCACGCCCACCACTGGCTGATCCTGCACGGGCGCTATACCTGCAAGGCCCGCAAGCCCGAGTGCCCGACCTGCCCGGTCGCGGACCAGTGCCGCTACCCAGCCAAGACGGAGCTGGCTGCCTGA
- a CDS encoding adenosine kinase — MTTAPFDVVGIGNAIVDVISQADDAFLAAHAMDKGAMMLIDEARAEAIYAAMGPGIEASGGSAGNTIAGLASLGGTAGYIGKVRDDLLGKVFRHDITAAGVTFPTPAAVDGPATARCLILVTPDAQRTMNTFLGACVGLSPADVDADFIQSAQVTYLEGYLYDPPLAQAAFRKAAEIAHAAGRKVSLSLSDSFCVHRHRQAFLDLVEGHVDVLFANEAELTALFETDDFDQAVARVRRMTELAAVTRSAKGSVIVSATEAVAVPAAPVARVVDTTGAGDLYAAGFLYGLTRNLPLAECGRIGSLAAAEIISHYGARPETSLAAHIKA; from the coding sequence ATGACGACCGCACCGTTCGACGTCGTCGGCATCGGCAATGCCATTGTCGACGTGATCAGCCAGGCCGACGACGCCTTCCTCGCCGCCCATGCGATGGACAAGGGCGCCATGATGCTGATCGACGAAGCGCGCGCCGAAGCGATCTATGCCGCCATGGGCCCGGGCATCGAAGCCTCGGGCGGCTCCGCCGGCAATACCATCGCGGGCCTCGCCTCTCTCGGCGGCACGGCCGGCTATATCGGCAAGGTGCGCGACGACCTGCTGGGCAAGGTCTTCCGCCACGACATCACGGCGGCGGGCGTCACCTTCCCGACGCCGGCCGCCGTGGACGGCCCGGCGACGGCGCGCTGCCTCATCCTGGTCACGCCGGACGCGCAGCGCACCATGAACACGTTCCTCGGCGCCTGCGTGGGCTTGAGCCCCGCGGACGTCGATGCGGATTTCATCCAGAGCGCGCAGGTGACATACCTCGAGGGCTATCTCTACGATCCGCCCCTGGCGCAGGCCGCCTTCCGCAAGGCGGCCGAGATCGCGCATGCCGCCGGCCGCAAGGTGTCGCTGTCGCTGTCGGACAGTTTCTGCGTCCATCGCCATCGCCAGGCGTTTCTCGACCTGGTCGAGGGCCATGTCGACGTGCTGTTCGCGAACGAGGCGGAACTGACCGCTCTCTTCGAGACCGACGATTTCGACCAGGCGGTGGCACGTGTCCGCCGCATGACCGAGCTCGCCGCGGTGACCCGCAGCGCCAAGGGCTCGGTCATCGTCAGTGCCACGGAAGCGGTCGCGGTTCCGGCCGCGCCGGTCGCGCGTGTCGTGGACACGACCGGCGCCGGCGACCTTTATGCCGCGGGCTTCCTTTATGGCCTGACCCGCAACCTGCCGCTCGCCGAATGCGGGCGGATCGGCAGCCTGGCGGCCGCCGAGATCATCAGCCACTACGGCGCCCGCCCCGAGACGTCGCTCGCGGCCCATATCAAGGCCTGA
- a CDS encoding EI24 domain-containing protein, with protein MVSALTRAFAQLPQPEMRGPLIRSLVWALLVFAALWVVVAGVIHAMLARQEHWIELLADLLGAFAAPVVTWLLFPSVVLMILSFYAEAIIVAVERRYYPNLATPPTARRMANLWSGVRLALIGLALNLVALPLYLLFPGLNLILFLGLNGYLLGREYFDAVALRRVDWRAAERLWRRHRPRFLLTGMVVAGLFALPVVNLVAPIIGLAAAVHLVERFRELDPI; from the coding sequence ATGGTCTCCGCTCTCACCCGCGCCTTTGCGCAATTGCCTCAGCCCGAAATGCGCGGACCGCTCATCCGCTCCCTCGTCTGGGCCTTGCTGGTCTTCGCGGCACTCTGGGTCGTCGTCGCCGGCGTCATCCACGCGATGCTCGCCCGGCAGGAGCATTGGATCGAGCTGCTGGCCGACCTGCTCGGCGCCTTCGCCGCCCCGGTCGTGACCTGGCTCCTGTTCCCGAGCGTCGTGCTGATGATCCTCAGCTTCTATGCCGAGGCGATCATCGTCGCGGTCGAACGGCGCTATTATCCCAATCTTGCCACGCCGCCGACCGCTCGGCGAATGGCAAACCTGTGGAGTGGCGTCAGGCTGGCCCTCATTGGCTTGGCGCTCAACCTCGTTGCACTACCCCTATACCTGCTGTTTCCCGGCTTGAATCTGATTCTATTTCTCGGCCTGAACGGCTACCTTCTCGGGCGCGAATACTTCGATGCCGTGGCGCTCCGGCGGGTCGACTGGCGCGCGGCTGAGCGGCTGTGGCGACGGCATCGGCCGAGGTTCCTCCTCACCGGCATGGTCGTCGCAGGGTTGTTTGCCCTTCCGGTCGTCAACCTCGTGGCGCCGATCATCGGTCTCGCGGCTGCCGTCCATCTGGTCGAACGGTTCCGGGAGCTGGATCCGATCTGA
- a CDS encoding Lrp/AsnC family transcriptional regulator: protein MSFQVSTLLADETNISILRAMTERPRIGMSELARAVGMSAPAVRERVQRLEEAGVIRGVRLELDPKALGYPVAVMVRIRPMPGQLPKIIELARLSPRVVECHRITGEDCFILKMHLESIDALDGALDAFLAYGQTTTSIIQSSPVPPRSLPLPG, encoded by the coding sequence ATGAGCTTTCAAGTTTCGACGCTTCTGGCCGATGAGACCAACATCTCGATTCTGCGCGCGATGACGGAGCGGCCGCGCATCGGCATGTCCGAGCTGGCGCGGGCCGTCGGCATGTCGGCCCCGGCGGTGCGCGAACGGGTGCAGCGGCTCGAGGAGGCGGGCGTCATCCGCGGCGTCCGCCTCGAGCTCGATCCCAAGGCGCTGGGCTATCCGGTCGCGGTCATGGTGCGGATCCGCCCGATGCCCGGGCAGCTGCCGAAGATCATCGAGCTGGCGCGGCTGAGCCCGCGCGTCGTCGAGTGCCACCGCATCACCGGCGAGGATTGCTTCATCCTGAAGATGCATCTGGAGAGTATCGACGCGCTCGACGGCGCGCTCGACGCTTTCCTCGCCTACGGGCAGACCACGACCTCGATCATCCAATCCTCGCCGGTGCCGCCGCGCTCGCTGCCGCTGCCGGGCTGA
- a CDS encoding DUF2244 domain-containing protein, with amino-acid sequence MNDAVSEPTPLYETVLRPHRSLTPWGFLLLMLAMAGVSFVTGIAFVRMGAWPVTGFFVLDLLLLYGAFRLSYRAARVSETIRLVGDDVTVERVGVRGEVRRWRFQAFWLRIKLIEIDGRASRLVLTSHGRELAVGSFLSPDERRRLAGELDDALVRYRTHPV; translated from the coding sequence ATGAATGATGCCGTATCCGAGCCGACGCCGCTCTACGAAACGGTGCTCCGGCCCCATCGCAGCCTGACGCCCTGGGGTTTCCTGCTGCTGATGCTGGCCATGGCCGGGGTCAGCTTCGTGACCGGCATCGCCTTCGTGAGGATGGGCGCCTGGCCGGTGACCGGCTTCTTTGTGCTCGACCTGCTGCTGCTCTATGGCGCCTTCCGCCTGTCCTATCGGGCGGCCCGCGTCAGCGAGACCATCCGCCTCGTCGGCGACGACGTCACGGTCGAACGGGTGGGCGTACGCGGCGAGGTCCGGCGCTGGCGCTTCCAGGCGTTCTGGCTGCGCATCAAGCTGATCGAGATCGACGGTCGCGCCAGCCGCCTGGTGCTGACCTCGCACGGCCGCGAGCTCGCGGTCGGCAGCTTCCTGTCACCTGACGAGCGCCGCCGGCTCGCGGGCGAGCTCGACGACGCGCTCGTCCGCTATCGCACCCATCCGGTCTGA
- the dapB gene encoding 4-hydroxy-tetrahydrodipicolinate reductase has translation MSECRIGIVGCGGRMGRMLIAEVVGTTGAMLAGGTAQAATLQGQDLGSLAGLAPLGVTVGNDAVALVQASDVVIDFTAPAVTVRLAALAAEAGKALVVGTTGLDPAQTAAIQAAARQAPIVWSANMSLGVNLLLGLVEQAAARLGPDYDIEVLEMHHRMKVDAPSGTALALGHAAAAGRQVPLDEVWVKSRDGHTGARASGTIGFATLRGGDVVGDHTVMFAGLGERVELGHKASDRRIYARGAVRAALWVKGRPPGLYGMKDVLGL, from the coding sequence ATGAGTGAGTGCCGGATCGGAATCGTCGGTTGCGGCGGCCGGATGGGCCGCATGCTGATCGCCGAGGTCGTGGGAACCACGGGCGCCATGCTCGCCGGCGGCACCGCGCAAGCGGCAACACTCCAAGGCCAGGACCTGGGCAGCCTCGCGGGTCTGGCGCCGCTCGGCGTCACGGTCGGCAATGACGCGGTGGCGCTCGTCCAGGCGAGCGACGTCGTGATCGATTTCACCGCACCGGCCGTGACCGTGCGCCTTGCGGCCCTCGCTGCCGAAGCCGGCAAGGCGCTCGTCGTCGGCACGACCGGGCTCGATCCCGCCCAGACGGCGGCGATCCAAGCGGCCGCCCGGCAGGCGCCGATCGTCTGGTCCGCCAACATGAGCCTGGGCGTCAACCTGCTGCTGGGCCTGGTCGAGCAGGCGGCCGCCCGGCTCGGCCCCGACTACGACATCGAGGTGCTGGAGATGCACCATCGCATGAAGGTCGACGCGCCGTCGGGCACGGCGCTGGCCTTGGGCCACGCGGCGGCGGCCGGGCGCCAGGTGCCGCTCGACGAGGTCTGGGTCAAGAGCCGCGACGGCCACACGGGGGCCCGCGCAAGCGGCACGATCGGCTTCGCGACGCTGCGCGGCGGCGACGTGGTCGGCGACCATACCGTGATGTTCGCCGGCCTCGGCGAGCGGGTCGAGCTCGGCCACAAGGCGTCGGACCGGCGCATCTATGCCCGTGGCGCCGTGCGCGCCGCCCTCTGGGTCAAGGGCCGCCCGCCCGGCCTCTACGGCATGAAGGACGTGCTCGGGCTCTGA
- the typA gene encoding translational GTPase TypA, producing the protein MDIRNIAIIAHVDHGKTTLVDALLRQSGTFRSNQQVAERAMDSNDLERERGITILAKCTSVVWKNTRLNIVDTPGHADFGGEVERILSMVDGVVVLVDAAEGPMPQTKFVVGKALKQGLKPIVLINKVDRPDARVQEVHNEVFDLFAMLDATDEQLDFPTLFASGRNGWAAESLDAPREDLSPLFELIVRHVEPPKGDTEAPFAMLATTLEADPYLGRVLTGRILRGTAKINMAVKSLRRDGSVIEQGRLSKLLSFRGLERVPVDQAEAGDIIAVAGLTDTTVADTICAPEVTEAIAATPIDPPTLAMTFSVNDSPIAGREGSKVTSRMIAERLFREAEGNIAIQVRETADKDALEVAGRGELQLGVLIENMRREGFELSISRPRVLFKTENGQRLEPIEEVQIDVDEEFSGVVVEKMSLRKAELSDMRPSGGGKTRVTFLAPSRGLIGYQGEFMTDTRGTGLMSRLFHGYAPYKGPIEGRRNGALISNSDGNAVAYALWNLEDRGPMFIVPGAAIYQGMIIGEHNRENDLEVNALKAKQLTNIRTTSKDEAIRLTPPRIMTLEQAIAYIEDDELVEVTPKSVRLRKKLLDPNERKRASRAAEAS; encoded by the coding sequence ATGGATATCCGTAATATCGCCATCATCGCCCACGTCGACCACGGCAAGACCACGCTGGTCGACGCGCTCCTGCGCCAGAGCGGCACCTTCCGCTCGAACCAGCAGGTGGCCGAGCGCGCCATGGACTCGAACGATCTCGAGCGCGAGCGCGGCATCACCATCCTGGCCAAGTGCACGTCCGTCGTCTGGAAGAACACGCGGCTCAACATCGTCGACACGCCGGGCCATGCCGACTTCGGCGGCGAGGTCGAGCGCATCTTGAGCATGGTCGACGGCGTCGTCGTGCTGGTCGACGCGGCCGAGGGCCCGATGCCGCAGACCAAGTTCGTCGTCGGCAAGGCCTTGAAGCAGGGCCTGAAGCCGATCGTGCTCATCAACAAGGTCGACCGGCCCGACGCCCGCGTGCAGGAAGTGCACAACGAGGTGTTCGACCTCTTCGCCATGCTGGACGCGACCGACGAGCAGCTCGACTTCCCGACGCTGTTCGCTTCCGGCCGCAACGGCTGGGCCGCCGAGTCGCTGGATGCCCCGCGCGAGGACCTGTCGCCGCTGTTCGAGCTCATCGTGCGCCATGTCGAACCGCCCAAGGGCGACACGGAAGCGCCCTTCGCCATGCTGGCGACCACGCTCGAGGCCGATCCGTACCTCGGCCGCGTCCTGACCGGCCGCATCCTCAGGGGCACGGCCAAGATCAACATGGCGGTGAAGTCGCTGCGCCGCGACGGCTCGGTGATCGAGCAGGGCCGGCTCTCGAAGCTGCTCTCGTTCCGCGGCCTCGAGCGCGTGCCGGTCGACCAGGCCGAGGCCGGCGACATCATCGCCGTCGCGGGCCTGACCGACACGACCGTCGCCGACACGATCTGCGCGCCGGAAGTGACCGAGGCGATCGCGGCCACGCCGATCGATCCGCCGACGCTTGCCATGACCTTCTCGGTCAACGACAGCCCGATCGCCGGCCGCGAAGGCTCGAAGGTCACGTCGCGCATGATCGCCGAGCGCCTGTTCCGCGAGGCCGAGGGCAATATCGCGATCCAGGTGCGCGAGACCGCCGACAAGGACGCGCTCGAAGTGGCCGGCCGCGGCGAATTGCAGCTGGGCGTGCTGATTGAGAACATGCGCCGCGAAGGCTTCGAGCTGTCGATCTCGCGCCCGCGCGTGCTGTTCAAGACCGAGAATGGCCAGCGCCTGGAGCCGATCGAGGAAGTGCAGATCGACGTCGACGAGGAATTCTCCGGCGTCGTGGTCGAGAAGATGAGCCTGCGCAAGGCCGAGCTCTCCGACATGCGGCCGTCGGGCGGCGGCAAGACCCGCGTCACGTTCCTGGCGCCGTCGCGCGGCCTCATCGGCTATCAGGGCGAGTTCATGACCGACACGCGCGGCACGGGGCTCATGAGCCGCCTCTTCCACGGCTACGCGCCCTACAAGGGCCCGATCGAGGGCCGGCGCAACGGCGCGCTCATCTCGAACAGCGACGGCAATGCGGTGGCCTACGCGCTCTGGAACCTGGAGGACCGCGGGCCGATGTTCATCGTGCCGGGTGCCGCCATCTACCAGGGCATGATCATCGGCGAGCACAACCGCGAGAACGATCTCGAGGTGAACGCGCTCAAGGCCAAGCAGCTGACCAACATCCGCACGACGTCCAAGGACGAGGCGATCCGCCTCACGCCGCCGCGCATCATGACGCTCGAGCAGGCGATCGCCTATATCGAGGACGACGAGCTGGTCGAGGTCACGCCGAAGAGCGTGCGCCTGCGCAAGAAGCTGCTGGACCCGAACGAGCGCAAGCGCGCGAGCCGCGCGGCCGAAGCCTCGTAA